The following are from one region of the Sandaracinus amylolyticus genome:
- a CDS encoding MXAN_6577-like cysteine-rich protein: MIRAFAPGLALFVLVVGSSGCTDDTRPAGPRVIPPPDAGGALDGSASCTGGATSCGGQCVDLASDFSNCGACGNACNADEVCSGSRCLTGGCPSGTTSCGGSCVDTERSATHCGECGNTCVGGSSCMAGECTCGGGLELCDGSCVDTSTDTAHCGGCGNACGAGERCEGGSCVACGGDVSFARDVQPIFTASCVDGCHGSNRPSADLELTSGRAYGELVDVASTCTDARPLVAPGDPEGSALYQKLVGTACSGQRMPLGRGDLPAAQIALVRDWICAGAQND, from the coding sequence ATGATTCGTGCGTTCGCGCCCGGGCTCGCGCTCTTCGTTCTGGTGGTGGGATCGTCAGGGTGCACCGACGACACTCGCCCCGCAGGCCCGCGGGTGATCCCGCCGCCCGACGCCGGCGGCGCGCTCGATGGCTCCGCGTCGTGCACCGGAGGTGCGACCTCGTGCGGCGGCCAGTGCGTCGACCTCGCGAGCGACTTCTCCAATTGCGGCGCGTGCGGCAACGCGTGCAACGCGGACGAGGTCTGCAGCGGATCGCGCTGCCTCACCGGCGGATGTCCGAGCGGCACGACCTCGTGCGGCGGATCGTGCGTCGACACCGAGCGCAGCGCGACGCACTGCGGCGAGTGCGGCAACACGTGCGTCGGCGGCAGCAGCTGCATGGCCGGCGAGTGCACCTGCGGCGGCGGCCTCGAGCTCTGCGACGGATCGTGCGTCGACACCTCGACCGACACCGCGCACTGCGGCGGGTGTGGCAACGCGTGCGGCGCGGGCGAGCGCTGCGAGGGCGGGAGCTGCGTCGCGTGCGGCGGCGACGTGTCGTTCGCGCGCGACGTGCAGCCGATCTTCACCGCGTCGTGCGTCGACGGATGTCACGGCAGCAACCGTCCCTCCGCCGACCTCGAGCTCACCTCGGGCCGCGCGTACGGCGAGCTCGTCGACGTCGCCTCGACGTGCACCGACGCGCGCCCCCTCGTCGCGCCCGGGGATCCCGAGGGCAGCGCGCTCTACCAGAAGCTCGTCGGCACTGCGTGCTCGGGGCAGCGCATGCCGCTCGGTCGCGGCGATCTTCCCGCCGCCCAGATCGCGCTGGTGCGCGACTGGATCTGCGCCGGCGCCCAGAACGACTGA
- a CDS encoding radical SAM protein — MPRCATPCAACDACAPTGRPATLVEARRLFDHEEVLLGGGDATAWPALDAFLAEARDHRVWLEAPAASLGPDRLRALRDAGVHGVLVQIEGVGEKLLRAMRAGDGERVIADAEALGLETQARVIARPATFPMVAPLAMRLAPRVVWLELVRRDWGKPEIEASPSSIARLLLACPNVSFSGHRALDRGYLPPCTLPSVWAARPTAFRTTLKDGASDAPNTTLPACSECALRSSCRFTDRGALSEDDARAAEPIRDAVLPWTRMRTTQQQVPAAITSKRRGPDVICTTPWTTMEVVDPNGLVRQCCSTWTIGDRGNVHHASLGAIWNGPGYQLARRQMIGSDHGALCHPICSRLHDRKYDEQSFRIQTGSEAFVANQLLIADDIAERREVVRSKPLRLAICPSTYCNYDCIMCDLGRTPRRELPESIWEELPALLPTLQTLTMLGGEPLANPSTMRFLREFDVAKYPDCAIDFVTNGSLLTEPVLARMQRCTLGDVTISLNAGTPEVYERVQRGVEMSRVLENLDALIRFRGRHHRWFGITVSFVVQPASAHTLVRFGELAHARNLRIRLMALNPENHEGLDFYPDGDAVAKVLREVDVFEQWARRTRPEWLSEIRATRAAVAAEAASRGRSSVPSGARRLPVVA, encoded by the coding sequence ATGCCGCGCTGCGCGACCCCGTGTGCTGCGTGCGATGCATGCGCGCCGACGGGTCGTCCCGCGACGCTCGTCGAGGCGCGACGTCTCTTCGACCACGAAGAGGTCCTCCTCGGCGGCGGCGACGCGACCGCGTGGCCCGCGCTCGATGCGTTCCTCGCCGAGGCACGCGATCACCGGGTGTGGCTCGAGGCGCCCGCGGCATCGCTCGGGCCCGATCGATTGCGCGCGCTGCGCGACGCGGGCGTCCACGGCGTGCTCGTGCAGATCGAAGGCGTGGGCGAGAAGCTCCTGCGCGCGATGCGCGCCGGCGACGGCGAGCGCGTGATCGCCGACGCCGAAGCGCTCGGGCTCGAGACCCAGGCGCGCGTGATCGCACGGCCCGCGACGTTCCCGATGGTCGCGCCGCTCGCGATGCGCCTCGCCCCCCGCGTGGTGTGGCTCGAGCTCGTGCGTCGCGACTGGGGCAAGCCCGAGATCGAAGCGTCGCCCTCGTCGATCGCGCGACTCCTCCTCGCGTGCCCGAACGTGAGCTTCTCGGGCCATCGTGCGCTCGATCGCGGCTATCTCCCGCCGTGCACGCTGCCGAGCGTGTGGGCCGCGCGACCGACCGCGTTCCGCACGACGCTGAAGGACGGTGCGAGCGACGCTCCGAACACCACGCTGCCAGCGTGCAGCGAGTGCGCGCTGCGCAGCTCGTGTCGCTTCACCGATCGCGGCGCGCTCTCCGAGGACGACGCGCGCGCCGCCGAGCCGATCCGCGATGCGGTGCTCCCGTGGACGCGCATGCGCACCACCCAGCAGCAGGTGCCCGCCGCGATCACGAGCAAGCGCCGCGGCCCCGACGTGATCTGCACCACGCCGTGGACGACGATGGAGGTCGTCGATCCCAACGGGCTCGTGCGGCAGTGCTGCTCCACCTGGACGATCGGCGATCGTGGCAACGTCCATCACGCGTCGCTCGGCGCGATCTGGAACGGCCCCGGATACCAGCTCGCACGGCGCCAGATGATCGGCAGCGATCACGGCGCGCTCTGCCATCCGATCTGCTCGCGCCTCCACGATCGCAAGTACGACGAGCAGTCGTTCCGCATCCAGACCGGCAGCGAAGCGTTCGTCGCGAACCAACTGCTGATCGCCGACGACATCGCGGAGCGCCGCGAGGTCGTGCGCAGCAAGCCGCTGCGCCTCGCGATCTGTCCCAGCACCTACTGCAACTACGACTGCATCATGTGCGACCTCGGTCGCACCCCGCGCCGCGAGCTCCCGGAGTCGATCTGGGAGGAGCTGCCCGCCCTCTTGCCGACGCTGCAGACCCTCACGATGCTCGGCGGCGAGCCCCTCGCGAACCCCTCGACCATGCGTTTTCTCCGCGAATTCGACGTCGCGAAGTATCCCGACTGCGCGATCGACTTCGTCACGAACGGCTCGCTCCTCACCGAGCCGGTGCTCGCGCGCATGCAGCGCTGCACGCTCGGCGACGTGACGATCAGCCTCAACGCGGGCACGCCCGAGGTCTACGAGCGGGTGCAGCGCGGTGTGGAGATGTCACGGGTGCTCGAGAACCTCGACGCGCTCATCCGATTCCGGGGTCGACACCACCGGTGGTTCGGCATCACGGTGAGCTTCGTGGTCCAGCCCGCGTCCGCCCACACACTCGTCCGGTTCGGCGAGCTCGCGCACGCGCGCAACCTCCGCATCCGCCTCATGGCGCTCAATCCCGAGAACCACGAGGGCCTCGACTTCTATCCCGACGGCGACGCGGTCGCGAAGGTGCTGCGCGAAGTGGACGTGTTCGAGCAGTGGGCGCGGCGCACGCGCCCCGAGTGGCTCTCCGAGATCCGCGCGACGCGCGCCGCAGTCGCGGCCGAAGCGGCGTCGCGCGGGCGTTCGAGCGTGCCGAGCGGCGCGCGCCGACTTCCCGTGGTGGCGTGA
- a CDS encoding radical SAM protein, with translation MYVEHFEIRRRPSDVVLAELRARIAGAVSRGARTIVISGEGATESVTRVADAARGASDVDLVIDEGAAIAPASLAALAEAGVTRLVLRVLRRDPRPALELARAWRALDRKVVVQLPIEPGAPSAQQRLGWLRRVAPELDHVELAPRAISAAIADDVARTDADARKAKIDLSLANDHPLPPCLVELPPHARRLLAPRFRDVLPGRPGAEAAHRNAAHDACETCALAELCTITTAELARLADTITPCPIAAATPYARPGRNAGKRLRVLGAEDVKTFFHVDYDYEPIGDGTPHERPTSRIGLVYRCNQTCTFCELADMDVDLSKDDVRAALEAARGRGSTRVILTGGEPTLSRDLVDHVRYARSIGFEEIELQTNAVLLDKPGAARALADAGLTSAQVSLHGPDSAISDRLTAAPGTHARTLRGIDALLEAGVRVLLNHLIFVDNAPLLLDFVDLVVTRWGAHRDRLVVQFHSPRNEFATRDEGLRHVPRYSDYATRLREAIDRARAAGLNVRDLQDPTGIPSLCVLGADASYLGTIAAQRALPRYHAWESDWLTRVAACEPCAMRDACMGVPKHYLALHGDAEFRPFTEGT, from the coding sequence ATGTACGTCGAGCACTTCGAGATCCGCCGGAGGCCCTCCGACGTCGTGCTCGCCGAGCTGCGCGCGCGCATCGCGGGCGCGGTGTCGCGCGGTGCGCGCACCATCGTGATCTCGGGGGAGGGCGCGACCGAGAGCGTCACCCGGGTCGCCGATGCGGCGCGCGGCGCGTCCGACGTCGATCTCGTGATCGACGAGGGCGCAGCGATCGCACCGGCGTCGCTCGCCGCGCTCGCCGAGGCCGGAGTGACGCGGCTGGTGCTGCGGGTGCTGCGTCGTGATCCTCGTCCCGCGCTCGAGCTCGCGCGCGCGTGGCGCGCCCTCGATCGCAAGGTCGTCGTGCAGCTCCCGATCGAGCCCGGCGCGCCCTCGGCCCAGCAGCGCCTCGGGTGGCTGCGCCGCGTCGCCCCCGAGCTCGATCACGTCGAGCTCGCGCCGCGCGCGATCAGCGCCGCGATCGCCGACGACGTCGCGCGCACCGACGCCGACGCGCGCAAGGCGAAGATCGATCTCTCCCTCGCGAACGATCATCCGCTCCCGCCCTGTCTCGTCGAGCTCCCGCCGCACGCCCGGCGCCTGCTCGCGCCGCGCTTCCGCGACGTGCTCCCCGGCCGTCCCGGCGCCGAGGCCGCCCATCGCAACGCCGCCCACGACGCGTGCGAGACCTGCGCGCTCGCCGAGCTCTGCACGATCACGACCGCCGAGCTGGCGCGCCTCGCCGACACGATCACGCCGTGCCCGATCGCCGCCGCGACGCCCTACGCGCGCCCCGGGCGCAACGCGGGCAAGCGCCTCCGCGTGCTGGGCGCCGAGGACGTGAAGACGTTCTTCCACGTCGACTACGACTACGAGCCGATCGGCGACGGCACGCCGCACGAGCGGCCCACCAGCCGCATCGGGCTCGTCTATCGCTGCAACCAGACGTGCACGTTCTGCGAGCTCGCCGACATGGACGTCGATCTCTCGAAGGACGACGTGCGCGCCGCGCTCGAGGCCGCGCGCGGTCGCGGATCGACGCGCGTGATCCTCACCGGCGGCGAGCCCACGCTGAGCCGCGATCTCGTCGATCACGTGCGCTACGCGCGCTCGATCGGCTTCGAGGAGATCGAGCTGCAGACCAACGCGGTGCTCCTCGACAAGCCGGGCGCCGCGCGCGCGCTCGCCGACGCCGGCCTCACCAGCGCGCAGGTCTCGCTGCACGGGCCCGACTCCGCGATCAGCGATCGCCTCACCGCCGCGCCGGGCACCCACGCGCGCACGCTGCGCGGCATCGACGCGCTGCTCGAGGCGGGCGTGCGCGTGCTGCTCAATCACCTGATCTTCGTCGACAACGCGCCGCTGCTGCTCGACTTCGTCGATCTCGTGGTCACGCGCTGGGGCGCCCACCGCGATCGCCTCGTCGTGCAGTTCCACTCGCCGCGCAACGAGTTCGCGACGCGCGACGAGGGCCTGCGCCACGTGCCGCGGTACTCCGACTACGCGACCCGGCTGCGCGAGGCGATCGATCGCGCGCGCGCCGCGGGCCTGAACGTGCGCGATCTCCAGGATCCGACGGGCATTCCTTCGCTCTGCGTGCTCGGCGCCGACGCGAGCTACCTCGGGACCATCGCCGCCCAGCGCGCGCTGCCGCGCTATCACGCGTGGGAGTCGGACTGGCTCACGCGCGTCGCGGCGTGCGAGCCTTGCGCGATGCGCGACGCGTGCATGGGTGTGCCGAAGCACTACCTCGCGCTCCACGGTGACGCGGAGTTCCGCCCCTTCACGGAGGGCACGTAG
- a CDS encoding radical SAM protein, with protein MDGDAQEPSGSLAVRGGTGRSPLALLTGAPTGWAYDRVDLPSDDELLVRFSATRSRDWVEVRVVPLGAPGPVFRRLAHCQVRYRASVAQTGPEGREVVANLVLGIALAVDARLSAFPRATIAEVMGRRADRQGIVFTPEGVRELLVPWIVEGIPVAGGWSLADVYPASRTMLRGDIDRSLVLDFTHATSDERAIFCISPHLPDPPGFARSAHLQLDHVTMGRPSSPSIETLRAFVAFVVQLNDHPRLSITFPEDAIVIAPGDGIDLAREDEVLNLAISSECGQQCAFCSVKSTAPAFDGGDETFAAVSNDLAREARRGVRTFRLNGYDPLSYSRVVDVAKLASALGYQRVQIFSPATRLSDRAFAEKLFAALPPHREIFVPIYGVTAAVHDAVVGRPGAFDEVQRALVNLHEMGEVRVSLLSVITSKNHHELHALWAFANERRVTLSAHFPYPSFESRADRYFESAPRQHEVASALFAERARTTGPKCSAREAQQLLEGVAPCVIHRAASAHGVRLIEWLPHDEIAPPIPGTEYRDSRYRQRAGDAFSAATVPCPHAERCAMRTICPGVLLRAYVELHGDEEFQPVTLREILAPS; from the coding sequence GTGGACGGCGACGCGCAGGAGCCCTCGGGCTCCCTGGCAGTACGCGGAGGCACGGGCCGCAGCCCGCTCGCGCTCCTCACCGGGGCTCCCACCGGGTGGGCCTACGACCGCGTGGATCTGCCGAGCGACGACGAGCTGCTCGTTCGCTTCTCGGCGACGCGCTCGCGCGACTGGGTCGAGGTGCGCGTCGTGCCCCTCGGTGCGCCGGGCCCGGTGTTCCGGCGCCTCGCACACTGCCAGGTGCGATATCGGGCGAGCGTCGCGCAGACCGGGCCCGAAGGACGCGAGGTGGTCGCGAACCTCGTGCTCGGCATCGCGCTCGCGGTCGACGCGCGCCTCTCCGCGTTCCCGCGCGCGACGATCGCCGAGGTGATGGGGCGCCGCGCCGATCGCCAGGGCATCGTCTTCACGCCCGAGGGCGTGCGCGAGCTGCTCGTGCCGTGGATCGTCGAGGGCATCCCGGTCGCGGGCGGATGGTCGCTCGCCGACGTGTACCCCGCGTCGCGCACCATGCTGCGCGGCGACATCGATCGCTCGCTGGTGCTCGACTTCACGCACGCCACGAGCGACGAGCGCGCGATCTTCTGCATCTCGCCGCACCTGCCGGATCCCCCCGGATTCGCGCGCAGCGCGCACCTGCAGCTCGATCACGTGACGATGGGGCGCCCCTCGTCGCCGAGCATCGAGACGCTGCGTGCGTTCGTCGCGTTCGTGGTGCAGCTCAACGACCACCCGCGCTTGTCGATCACGTTCCCCGAGGACGCGATCGTGATCGCGCCCGGCGACGGGATCGATCTCGCGCGCGAGGACGAGGTGCTCAACCTCGCGATCTCCTCGGAGTGCGGCCAGCAGTGCGCGTTCTGCAGCGTGAAGAGCACGGCGCCCGCGTTCGACGGAGGCGACGAGACGTTCGCCGCGGTGTCGAACGATCTCGCGCGCGAGGCGCGGCGCGGGGTGCGCACGTTCCGCCTCAACGGATACGACCCGCTCTCCTACAGCCGGGTGGTCGACGTCGCGAAGCTCGCGAGCGCGCTCGGCTACCAGCGCGTGCAGATCTTCTCGCCCGCGACGCGGCTCTCCGATCGTGCGTTCGCCGAGAAGCTCTTCGCCGCGCTGCCGCCGCACCGCGAGATCTTCGTGCCGATCTACGGCGTGACCGCGGCGGTGCACGACGCGGTGGTGGGCCGCCCCGGCGCGTTCGACGAGGTGCAGCGCGCGCTCGTGAACCTGCACGAGATGGGCGAGGTGCGGGTCTCGCTGCTCTCGGTGATCACGTCGAAGAACCACCACGAGCTGCACGCGCTCTGGGCGTTCGCGAACGAGCGACGGGTCACGCTCTCCGCGCATTTCCCCTATCCGAGCTTCGAGTCGCGCGCCGATCGCTACTTCGAGAGCGCGCCGCGCCAGCACGAGGTCGCGAGCGCGCTCTTCGCGGAGCGCGCGCGCACGACGGGCCCGAAGTGCTCGGCGCGCGAGGCGCAGCAGCTGCTCGAGGGCGTCGCGCCGTGCGTGATCCATCGCGCCGCGAGCGCGCACGGCGTGCGCCTCATCGAGTGGCTCCCCCACGACGAGATCGCCCCGCCGATCCCGGGCACCGAGTACCGCGACTCGCGTTATCGCCAGCGCGCGGGCGACGCGTTCTCCGCCGCGACGGTGCCCTGTCCACACGCCGAGCGCTGTGCGATGCGCACGATCTGCCCGGGCGTGCTGCTGCGCGCCTACGTCGAGCTCCACGGCGACGAGGAGTTCCAGCCCGTGACGCTCCGCGAGATCCTCGCGCCGAGCTGA
- a CDS encoding radical SAM protein, whose product MAGEPWWWLREDEARALGLGAGAVRTERGVLFGDPSAPVRLEVIARDDAAPLKLGPISVRVWGAETSDRAVVALLHRVARTLHARRGTEFRPEEIARVVEDVDEAPRPAVTLIDVPSVCARACAFCGISKVPHAMRRPRGDDAAVERAIAAATGAVLFTGDDALSHPSIERWIAMARTPSLVGPPRAGRERAIAARLTSAGLVRWSSGIFGASAEAHDAIAGEIGAFDALRDACAALREAGIEVELITPMVRPTIDGLAEIVALGAAWSARPVVAQLYVPDPSVGDSFDAMVPPWRALRTAIARVDRAHATIEGAPPCVLSGAHRGTRVVLDRSEASTTSYPSATCSECPLRAACPGIAESTLRAVGHDGLGSSS is encoded by the coding sequence ATGGCCGGCGAGCCGTGGTGGTGGCTGCGCGAGGACGAGGCGCGCGCGCTGGGGCTCGGCGCGGGCGCGGTGCGCACCGAGCGCGGCGTGTTGTTCGGCGATCCGAGCGCACCGGTGCGGCTCGAGGTGATCGCGCGCGACGACGCGGCGCCGCTGAAGCTCGGGCCGATCTCGGTGCGGGTGTGGGGCGCCGAGACCAGCGATCGCGCGGTGGTCGCGCTGCTGCATCGTGTCGCGCGCACGCTGCACGCGCGGCGGGGCACCGAGTTCCGGCCCGAGGAGATCGCGAGGGTCGTGGAGGACGTCGACGAGGCGCCGCGACCCGCGGTGACGTTGATCGACGTGCCCTCGGTGTGCGCTCGTGCGTGCGCGTTCTGCGGGATCTCGAAGGTGCCGCACGCGATGCGCCGGCCGCGCGGAGACGACGCCGCGGTCGAGCGTGCGATCGCGGCGGCGACCGGCGCGGTGCTGTTCACCGGCGACGATGCGCTCTCGCATCCGTCGATCGAGCGGTGGATCGCGATGGCGCGAACGCCGTCGTTGGTCGGACCGCCGCGCGCGGGGCGCGAGCGCGCGATCGCGGCGCGGCTCACGAGCGCCGGGCTCGTGCGGTGGTCGAGCGGGATCTTCGGCGCGAGCGCGGAGGCGCACGACGCGATCGCGGGCGAGATCGGCGCGTTCGACGCGCTGCGCGATGCGTGCGCGGCGCTGCGCGAGGCGGGCATCGAGGTCGAGCTGATCACGCCGATGGTGCGGCCGACGATCGATGGGCTGGCGGAGATCGTCGCGCTCGGTGCGGCGTGGAGCGCACGTCCGGTGGTCGCGCAGCTCTACGTGCCCGATCCCAGCGTGGGCGATTCGTTCGACGCGATGGTCCCACCCTGGCGCGCGCTGCGCACCGCGATCGCCCGCGTCGATCGCGCGCACGCGACGATCGAGGGCGCACCGCCCTGCGTGCTCTCCGGCGCGCACCGCGGGACGCGCGTGGTGCTCGATCGATCGGAGGCGAGCACCACCTCGTACCCGAGCGCGACGTGCAGCGAGTGCCCGCTCCGCGCGGCGTGCCCCGGCATC